A genomic region of Chryseobacterium sp. KACC 21268 contains the following coding sequences:
- a CDS encoding rhamnogalacturonan acetylesterase: MKSWIRFLTLFLGSLLFAQQTSFRFDFGTDRTENGFIPITSTSKFDKKIGYGFMDISGLKSVDNGGNALTGDYITSDKPFYFSVAIPEGNYNITLKLGDTKRTSETTVRVENRRLMLNDIKTKKGEILEKQITVHVKDSIIRNQDGTQIGIVKLKPRERKYLHWDNLLTIEFNDKAPKVCSVIIQPNKMAKTIYLTGDSTVVDAQYEPWASWGQMLPYFFVPNEVVIANYAESGETLKAFEDRHRIDKIWNKIKPGDYLFIQFGHNDQKAGNSTKSGYRKRLKEWILKAKELGVIPVLVTSMNRRVFDENNKIVNTLDDFPDAMREIAKEEKVYLIDLNALSKTLLEAMGPEEAKKAFVHYPANSYPNQPTALADDTHFNTYGAYELAKCVVKSIVDQNLPLKKYISKNYKKFNPNKPDKVENFHWPESVFMESLKPDGN, encoded by the coding sequence ATGAAGAGCTGGATAAGATTTTTGACGCTGTTTTTAGGTTCGCTTTTGTTCGCACAACAGACGAGTTTCAGGTTTGATTTTGGCACAGACAGAACCGAAAACGGATTTATTCCCATCACATCAACATCGAAATTTGATAAGAAAATTGGTTACGGATTTATGGATATTTCCGGTTTGAAATCTGTTGATAACGGCGGAAATGCTTTGACGGGAGATTATATTACCAGCGACAAACCATTCTATTTTTCAGTCGCAATTCCTGAAGGAAATTATAATATTACATTAAAGCTTGGCGATACCAAAAGAACATCCGAAACAACCGTTCGTGTAGAAAACCGCCGTCTGATGCTGAATGATATTAAAACGAAAAAAGGCGAAATCCTCGAAAAACAAATCACAGTTCACGTCAAAGACAGCATCATCCGAAATCAGGATGGAACTCAAATCGGAATCGTAAAACTGAAACCAAGAGAAAGAAAATATTTACATTGGGACAATTTGCTGACGATTGAGTTCAATGACAAAGCACCAAAAGTTTGTTCGGTCATCATTCAGCCCAACAAAATGGCAAAAACTATTTATCTGACCGGCGATTCCACGGTTGTGGATGCGCAGTACGAACCCTGGGCGTCTTGGGGACAGATGTTGCCGTATTTTTTCGTTCCGAATGAAGTCGTGATTGCCAATTATGCTGAAAGTGGAGAAACTTTAAAAGCTTTTGAGGACCGCCACCGAATCGATAAAATCTGGAATAAAATAAAGCCCGGAGATTATCTTTTCATTCAGTTTGGGCACAACGACCAGAAAGCGGGCAACAGTACAAAATCAGGTTACAGAAAGAGATTAAAGGAATGGATTTTAAAAGCAAAAGAACTGGGAGTAATTCCGGTTTTGGTTACTTCAATGAACCGCAGAGTTTTTGATGAGAACAATAAAATCGTCAATACTTTAGATGATTTTCCCGATGCAATGCGTGAAATTGCGAAGGAAGAAAAAGTCTATTTAATCGATTTGAATGCATTAAGCAAAACCTTATTAGAAGCAATGGGACCGGAAGAAGCAAAAAAAGCATTCGTGCATTATCCAGCAAATTCCTATCCCAACCAACCAACTGCTTTGGCGGATGATACGCACTTCAACACGTATGGCGCTTACGAATTGGCAAAATGTGTCGTGAAATCTATCGTCGACCAAAATTTACCTTTAAAGAAATATATTTCAAAAAATTATAAAAAATTTAACCCAAATAAACCTGATAAAGTTGAAAACTTCCACTGGCCGGAATCTGTTTTTATGGAATCTTTGAAGCCTGATGGAAATTGA
- a CDS encoding glycosyl hydrolase, which yields MKIKNIVSLSLLCFALGNLSAQNPWPKTTETAKPWTRWWWMGNAVDEKGLDKQLTTLHKAGFGGVEIVPIYGAKGVEKQYLTYLSPDWMKMLQFTTNKAKSLNMGVDMAVGTGWPIGGPQVDEQDAATKMIVQTYAISSGEKFSDKIVLKDEKQKNLKTVKLDIVTAYNERNEAVVLTDKINADRTLNWKPSSGKWTVYAVFVGKTLQKVKRAAPGGEGYTLDHFSPDATKDYLKTFDKAFGNSNYGIRSFFNDSYEVYNADWTPDFLNEFKKKRGYDLSPFIKYLVSNEENETAGRVKSDYRETLNELILNNFTKDFTNWAHSKNSKNTNQAHGSPGNLLDLYAAVDIPESETFGSSIFEIPGLKRDTADIQKSDMPDFNMLKFASSAANVTGKKFTSNETFTWLTEHFKTSWSQAKPEVEQVFLSGINHVFYHGTTYTPADVKFPGWLFYASVNFVPENSLWPHLKGLNSYIERTQCVLQSGKSDNELLIYWPVYDQWASPKGKDVTFKVHNVEKWLVPTQMYENMNKLSKMGYSLDMISDKMIGESKSENQKIQVSKEGSAYQALIIPKLTYLPESTLKSIIDLAQNGASIVFQNEPKDIPGNFEVEKRRTQLKSLWNQIPFRNQTGNVKMANFGKGKILLSSDVAKALEYLKIEREKLTDTGLKFVRRQFDGGKYYYIVNHTSKEINQNIPLNYIGKQVTLMNPENGDYGLAETQNNSVKVQLKSGESLIIKNTEDIYTSIPNWYYVEKTDAAILLNQPWQLTFKDGGPELPKTRTLDKLQPWTNFTEDASTQSFSGTGVYTTTLKLKKKNADNYLLKFDKLYESAKVIVNGQDAGIVWSLPFEINIGKYLKKGKNTIQIEVCNLMANRIRDMDQKKIQWRNYHEINFVNINYKPFDASNWKVQPSGLDGEIQIIPIYYSK from the coding sequence ATGAAAATTAAAAATATAGTCAGTCTCAGCCTCCTCTGTTTTGCCTTGGGAAATCTCTCCGCACAAAACCCGTGGCCCAAAACCACCGAGACCGCAAAACCGTGGACCCGCTGGTGGTGGATGGGAAATGCCGTCGACGAAAAAGGACTGGATAAACAACTCACTACTTTACATAAAGCAGGTTTTGGAGGTGTTGAAATCGTCCCAATTTACGGAGCAAAAGGTGTTGAAAAACAATACCTGACTTACCTTTCTCCGGATTGGATGAAAATGCTTCAGTTTACGACTAACAAAGCCAAAAGCCTGAATATGGGCGTTGATATGGCTGTCGGAACTGGTTGGCCGATTGGCGGGCCGCAGGTTGATGAACAGGATGCGGCGACAAAAATGATTGTTCAGACGTACGCGATTTCATCAGGTGAAAAATTTTCAGATAAAATCGTTCTGAAAGATGAGAAACAAAAGAATTTAAAAACAGTAAAACTCGATATTGTCACTGCTTACAATGAAAGAAATGAAGCTGTAGTTTTAACGGATAAAATAAATGCTGACAGAACGTTGAACTGGAAACCAAGTTCAGGAAAGTGGACGGTTTACGCAGTTTTCGTAGGTAAAACTTTACAAAAAGTAAAACGTGCTGCGCCGGGTGGCGAAGGTTACACTTTAGACCACTTTTCGCCGGACGCAACCAAGGATTATCTGAAAACTTTCGATAAGGCCTTTGGAAATTCCAATTATGGGATTCGTTCATTTTTCAATGACAGTTATGAGGTTTATAACGCTGACTGGACGCCGGATTTTTTAAATGAATTCAAAAAAAAGAGAGGATATGATTTAAGTCCATTCATCAAGTATCTCGTGAGCAATGAGGAAAATGAAACTGCAGGAAGGGTGAAATCGGATTACAGAGAAACTCTGAATGAACTGATTTTAAATAATTTCACCAAAGATTTTACCAACTGGGCGCATTCCAAAAACTCAAAAAATACCAATCAGGCACACGGTTCGCCGGGGAATTTGTTGGATTTGTACGCAGCAGTTGATATTCCTGAATCTGAAACTTTCGGAAGTTCGATTTTTGAAATTCCGGGTTTGAAAAGAGATACTGCGGATATTCAGAAATCAGATATGCCGGATTTTAATATGTTGAAATTTGCTTCTTCGGCAGCAAATGTGACGGGCAAAAAATTTACGTCCAACGAAACTTTTACCTGGCTGACAGAGCATTTCAAAACCTCTTGGTCACAGGCAAAACCGGAAGTAGAGCAGGTGTTTTTATCGGGAATCAACCACGTTTTTTACCACGGTACGACTTATACTCCAGCCGATGTGAAGTTTCCTGGGTGGCTGTTTTATGCTTCAGTAAATTTCGTTCCTGAAAACAGTTTATGGCCACATCTGAAAGGACTTAATTCTTATATCGAACGTACGCAATGTGTTTTGCAAAGCGGAAAATCGGATAATGAACTGCTGATATATTGGCCGGTTTACGACCAGTGGGCAAGTCCGAAAGGGAAGGATGTGACATTCAAAGTTCATAACGTGGAAAAATGGTTGGTGCCGACCCAGATGTATGAAAATATGAACAAGCTCAGTAAAATGGGGTATTCTCTCGATATGATTTCGGATAAAATGATTGGCGAATCTAAGTCGGAAAATCAGAAGATTCAGGTTTCGAAGGAAGGCTCGGCTTATCAGGCTTTAATTATTCCTAAACTGACGTATCTGCCGGAATCTACTTTAAAAAGCATAATCGATTTAGCTCAAAACGGTGCATCAATTGTCTTTCAAAACGAACCAAAAGATATTCCCGGAAACTTTGAAGTGGAAAAAAGAAGAACGCAGTTAAAATCTTTATGGAATCAGATTCCGTTTCGAAATCAAACTGGAAATGTAAAAATGGCAAACTTTGGAAAAGGAAAAATTCTATTGAGTTCTGATGTTGCAAAAGCTTTGGAATATTTAAAAATCGAAAGAGAAAAACTGACTGATACAGGATTGAAATTCGTGAGAAGACAGTTCGATGGCGGAAAATATTATTACATCGTCAACCATACTTCAAAGGAAATCAATCAAAATATTCCGTTAAATTATATCGGAAAACAAGTGACTTTGATGAATCCTGAAAATGGAGATTATGGACTTGCAGAGACTCAGAATAATTCAGTAAAAGTTCAGTTGAAATCAGGAGAATCCTTAATTATAAAAAATACTGAAGATATTTATACTTCGATTCCCAATTGGTATTACGTTGAAAAAACCGATGCGGCGATTCTTTTAAATCAACCTTGGCAACTCACTTTCAAAGACGGCGGTCCCGAACTTCCGAAGACCAGAACTTTAGACAAACTTCAGCCTTGGACAAACTTCACGGAAGATGCTTCAACCCAAAGTTTTTCCGGAACCGGAGTGTATACAACGACTTTAAAATTAAAAAAGAAAAATGCTGACAATTATCTTCTGAAATTCGATAAACTCTATGAAAGTGCAAAGGTGATTGTCAACGGTCAGGATGCCGGAATTGTCTGGAGTCTGCCTTTTGAAATCAACATCGGAAAATATCTGAAGAAAGGGAAAAATACAATCCAAATCGAAGTCTGCAACCTGATGGCGAACCGAATCCGTGATATGGACCAGAAGAAAATCCAGTGGCGAAATTACCACGAAATCAATTTTGTGAATATTAACTACAAGCCGTTTGACGCATCCAACTGGAAAGTTCAGCCTTCCGGTCTGGACGGAGAAATTCAAATAATTCCAATTTATTATTCAAAATAA
- a CDS encoding DUF4350 domain-containing protein produces the protein MTKNIIKTFALGTLLTFSFSNAQQKPKVVLDNFFNNEKKENKETKVLESWHYTWNDTSNGGFSLLGEIFTKQGAEISTLTTAPTKKDLKNANIYIIVDADIDKEAYGGKANLIDPTSIKNLTDWVKKGGVLVLMSNDNGNSEFEHFNKLAGEFGIHFNDDSYNRVQKREFEQGKVMVPAGNEIFAEQKLYMKEVATVSVKSPAKELLSAEGKNIAAIAKIGKGTVFALGDPWCYNEYIDGKKLPADFTNYQGTEEWVKWLLKQTSKK, from the coding sequence ATGACTAAAAATATCATAAAAACATTTGCATTAGGAACTTTGCTGACCTTCAGTTTTTCCAATGCTCAGCAGAAACCGAAAGTAGTTTTAGACAACTTTTTCAACAACGAAAAAAAGGAAAATAAAGAAACCAAAGTTCTCGAATCTTGGCATTACACGTGGAACGACACCAGCAACGGCGGGTTTTCTTTGCTGGGAGAAATCTTTACAAAACAAGGTGCCGAAATCAGTACTTTGACCACGGCTCCCACCAAAAAAGATTTGAAAAATGCCAATATCTACATCATAGTCGATGCCGATATTGACAAAGAAGCATACGGCGGAAAGGCGAATCTAATTGACCCGACCAGCATTAAAAATCTGACAGATTGGGTGAAAAAAGGAGGCGTTTTGGTTCTGATGAGCAATGATAACGGCAATTCAGAATTCGAACATTTCAACAAACTTGCTGGAGAATTTGGAATTCATTTCAATGATGATAGCTACAACCGCGTTCAGAAAAGAGAATTTGAGCAGGGAAAAGTAATGGTTCCGGCCGGAAACGAAATTTTCGCTGAGCAGAAATTATATATGAAGGAAGTGGCAACGGTTTCCGTGAAAAGTCCGGCGAAAGAATTGCTTTCTGCGGAAGGCAAAAACATCGCAGCCATCGCAAAAATAGGCAAAGGAACTGTTTTCGCACTAGGCGACCCGTGGTGCTACAACGAGTATATCGACGGCAAAAAACTTCCTGCAGATTTCACCAATTATCAGGGAACTGAAGAGTGGGTGAAATGGTTGTTGAAACAGACTTCTAAGAAATAA
- a CDS encoding rhamnogalacturonan lyase codes for MNVKFKFILGAILFSELLSAQRQMEYLKRGIVALPSDSGVFVSWRLLGTEAQDTHFDLYRTENNSTKKLNEKPLSNETNFLDKTADKTKNYTYFVKSNTNDKSVDIDSANYVANQKPYFSIPLKTPQGYTPNDASVADLDGDGEYEIILHQTGRSKDNSQKGETDPPIIQAYKMDGKLLWEINLGKNIREGAHYTQFLVYDLDQDGKAEIVMKTADGSRDGKGKFIGDQTKNYVNENGMILSGPEFMTVFDGETGAEIHTVNYEVPRLAGSLNPTDEQMTETWGDAKGNRIDRFLGAVAYLDGKTPSVIMSRGYYTRTAIAAWDYKDKKLSLRWLFDTESSEENKKYRGQGNHNLSIADVDNDGKDEIVFGAMTVDDNGKVLNSTGFGHGDALHVGDLDPSNPGLEIFDIQERFDDAGAHFRDGKTGKVLWKLPSTLYSESSKFQGPGRGLSLNIDPRYEGSESWAAGAGLRGVYNTKGKKISNKNPPANMGIYWDGDFLSEILDGTNVSKWDWKKEKSNLIFDAKSFQCESNNGTKKNPALVADLFGDWREEVMYRTADNQELRIFSTTIPTKHRLYTLMHNPQYRLSIVWQNVGYNQPPHTDYYLDESIKEMPKPNVKTVKPQNKINKTIN; via the coding sequence ATGAATGTAAAATTCAAATTTATTTTAGGTGCAATTCTTTTTTCAGAGCTCCTGTCAGCACAAAGACAAATGGAATATCTGAAACGGGGAATCGTGGCCCTACCTTCAGATTCAGGTGTTTTTGTGAGTTGGCGTTTGCTCGGCACAGAAGCTCAGGACACCCATTTTGATTTGTACCGAACTGAAAATAATTCAACCAAAAAGCTGAATGAAAAACCACTTTCAAACGAAACCAATTTTTTAGATAAAACCGCAGACAAAACAAAAAATTACACTTATTTCGTCAAGTCAAATACTAATGACAAATCGGTTGATATTGATTCTGCAAACTATGTTGCGAATCAAAAACCTTATTTTTCAATCCCACTGAAAACACCACAAGGTTACACGCCAAATGACGCATCAGTCGCAGATTTGGATGGAGATGGTGAATATGAAATCATCCTTCATCAAACCGGAAGGTCAAAAGACAACAGCCAGAAAGGAGAAACCGACCCGCCGATTATTCAGGCTTACAAGATGGATGGCAAGCTTTTGTGGGAAATCAATTTAGGCAAAAACATCAGGGAAGGAGCGCATTATACGCAGTTTTTGGTCTATGATTTAGACCAGGACGGAAAAGCGGAAATCGTAATGAAAACCGCTGACGGTAGCAGAGATGGCAAAGGAAAATTCATAGGCGACCAGACAAAAAATTACGTCAACGAAAACGGAATGATTCTCTCCGGACCGGAATTTATGACTGTTTTTGACGGGGAAACCGGCGCAGAAATTCACACCGTGAATTATGAAGTTCCAAGATTGGCCGGCAGTTTAAATCCAACAGACGAACAAATGACCGAAACCTGGGGCGATGCGAAAGGAAATAGAATCGACAGATTTTTGGGAGCAGTTGCTTATCTGGATGGCAAAACGCCGAGTGTGATTATGTCGAGAGGGTATTACACCAGAACCGCGATTGCGGCCTGGGATTATAAAGATAAAAAACTCAGCCTGCGCTGGCTTTTTGATACCGAAAGTTCGGAAGAAAATAAAAAATACCGCGGACAGGGAAATCACAATCTCAGCATTGCGGATGTCGATAACGATGGGAAAGACGAAATTGTTTTCGGTGCAATGACTGTAGATGATAACGGAAAAGTGTTGAACAGTACAGGTTTTGGTCACGGCGATGCTTTGCACGTTGGAGATTTAGACCCATCCAATCCGGGATTGGAAATTTTTGATATTCAGGAAAGATTTGATGATGCGGGCGCGCATTTCAGAGATGGGAAAACTGGAAAAGTTTTATGGAAATTGCCATCAACTCTTTACAGTGAATCCAGTAAATTTCAGGGACCGGGACGGGGTTTGTCTTTGAATATTGACCCACGTTACGAAGGTTCGGAATCGTGGGCAGCCGGAGCTGGATTAAGAGGAGTTTATAACACGAAAGGAAAAAAAATCAGCAACAAAAATCCACCAGCGAATATGGGAATCTATTGGGATGGAGATTTTTTAAGCGAAATTTTAGACGGAACCAACGTGTCAAAATGGGACTGGAAAAAAGAAAAATCCAATCTGATTTTTGATGCTAAAAGTTTCCAATGTGAATCGAATAACGGAACGAAGAAAAATCCGGCTTTGGTGGCTGATTTATTCGGAGACTGGCGTGAAGAGGTGATGTACAGAACGGCCGATAATCAGGAATTGAGAATTTTTTCTACGACCATCCCAACAAAACACAGGCTGTACACTTTGATGCATAATCCGCAATATAGATTGAGTATTGTCTGGCAAAATGTCGGGTACAATCAGCCTCCGCATACCGATTATTATCTGGATGAATCGATTAAGGAAATGCCTAAACCGAATGTTAAAACAGTAAAACCTCAGAATAAAATTAATAAAACAATAAATTAA
- a CDS encoding glycoside hydrolase family 88 protein, with translation MKRSLIKNGFFALIIGVLSSCSTQKSSSASKVELPSKKEVLEVSRRANQYFMDKWPDTKKEIVGKKVWPSNLWTRAVYYEGLMALHSIDPKKEYYDYAMSWANNHNWELQRGTYTRNADHQACGQTYLDLYEIDGRKHPERIKNVKAAMDSMIATSKVDDWWWIDALQMSMPIFTKLGRITGEQKYFDKNYEMYAYTKYKHGGNGLYNQEDKIWWRDKSFVPPYKEPNGEDCYWSRGNGWVVAALAKTLHDTPKSDPHYQEYLQDYKDLLAALLPIQREDGFWNVSLHDPTNFGGKEMTGTALFVYGMAYGINNGLIDRDIYLPVTVKAWDAIVKDSVQPNGFLGWVQGTGKEPKDGQPLSVSKEPDFEDYGLGCLLLASSEVYKLK, from the coding sequence ATGAAGAGATCATTAATCAAAAATGGATTTTTCGCCTTGATCATTGGAGTTTTGTCCTCCTGTTCAACTCAAAAATCAAGCTCTGCAAGCAAAGTTGAGTTGCCTAGTAAAAAAGAAGTTCTAGAAGTCTCGAGAAGAGCCAACCAATATTTTATGGACAAATGGCCAGACACAAAAAAAGAGATTGTAGGAAAGAAAGTTTGGCCAAGTAACCTCTGGACGAGAGCGGTCTATTATGAAGGTTTGATGGCATTACATTCCATTGATCCTAAAAAAGAATACTATGATTATGCGATGTCTTGGGCAAACAATCACAATTGGGAATTACAGCGTGGAACATACACCAGAAATGCAGATCATCAGGCGTGTGGACAAACGTATCTTGACCTCTATGAAATTGATGGAAGAAAACACCCCGAGAGAATTAAAAATGTAAAAGCAGCAATGGACAGTATGATTGCCACATCAAAAGTTGATGACTGGTGGTGGATTGACGCGCTTCAAATGTCGATGCCGATTTTCACGAAATTGGGTAGAATAACTGGAGAACAAAAATATTTCGATAAAAATTATGAAATGTATGCCTATACAAAATACAAGCACGGCGGAAATGGTCTTTATAATCAAGAGGACAAAATCTGGTGGAGAGACAAAAGTTTCGTTCCGCCTTACAAAGAACCAAATGGTGAAGATTGCTACTGGAGCCGTGGAAACGGTTGGGTAGTGGCTGCATTGGCGAAAACCCTCCACGATACACCGAAGTCTGATCCTCATTATCAAGAATATCTGCAGGATTATAAAGATTTGTTGGCGGCATTGCTTCCGATCCAGAGAGAAGATGGATTTTGGAATGTGAGTTTGCACGATCCTACCAATTTCGGTGGAAAGGAAATGACCGGAACCGCGCTTTTCGTTTATGGAATGGCGTACGGAATTAATAATGGTTTAATTGATCGAGATATCTATTTGCCAGTTACAGTAAAGGCTTGGGATGCGATTGTAAAAGATTCCGTGCAACCAAATGGATTTTTAGGATGGGTACAAGGAACAGGGAAGGAGCCAAAAGATGGTCAACCACTTTCTGTAAGCAAAGAACCGGATTTTGAAGATTATGGTTTAGGTTGCCTATTGCTTGCAAGCAGTGAGGTTTACAAACTGAAGTAG
- the rhaT gene encoding L-rhamnose/proton symporter RhaT: MNALLGVLFHFLGGFSSGSFYLPYKKVKGWQWETFWLIGGTFSWIIVPPLAAYLTIPGFWEIIKSASSSIIGLTFLFGALWGIGGFMYGLGVRYLGVALGSSIMLGLTMVIGSLVPSIFYEFSPQTGKDNIGLMLSESWGQFVLLGLFVCVIGIIISGKAGVMKDKELQTNSVDPHGMEVKTEYKFGLGLTVAIISGILSACFNFGLEAGKPMAMVANEAWKVANPNQGEFLFQNNVTYIVVLWGGMASNLIGCLYLAFKNKSYTDYTKKDVPVVKNIIFCAMAGTMWFLQFFFYGMGESKMGNGPSSWILHMAFIILIANLWGVIIKEWKGVSKKTITTISVGMLIMFVSILIVGYGNSLR, encoded by the coding sequence ATGAATGCATTATTAGGAGTTTTATTTCATTTCTTAGGTGGATTTTCATCGGGCAGTTTCTATTTGCCTTATAAAAAAGTGAAAGGTTGGCAATGGGAAACGTTTTGGTTGATTGGCGGTACTTTTTCCTGGATTATCGTTCCACCATTGGCAGCATATCTTACCATTCCAGGATTTTGGGAAATTATAAAGAGTGCGAGTTCCTCAATTATTGGATTGACTTTTTTATTCGGCGCGCTGTGGGGAATCGGTGGATTTATGTATGGTCTGGGCGTCCGTTATTTAGGTGTTGCGTTGGGAAGTAGTATTATGTTGGGACTTACGATGGTCATTGGATCTCTCGTTCCATCTATTTTTTATGAATTTTCTCCGCAGACTGGAAAAGATAATATTGGTTTAATGCTTTCAGAATCTTGGGGACAGTTTGTTTTGCTTGGACTTTTCGTTTGCGTTATCGGAATTATAATCAGCGGAAAAGCTGGTGTGATGAAGGATAAGGAACTTCAAACGAATTCTGTTGATCCTCACGGAATGGAAGTGAAAACTGAATATAAATTTGGTTTAGGATTAACTGTCGCAATCATTTCTGGGATTTTGAGTGCTTGTTTCAATTTTGGATTGGAAGCCGGAAAACCGATGGCGATGGTGGCGAATGAGGCTTGGAAAGTTGCAAATCCAAATCAGGGAGAATTTCTTTTTCAGAATAATGTGACCTACATTGTGGTTCTCTGGGGCGGAATGGCCTCCAACCTGATTGGTTGTTTGTACTTAGCTTTCAAAAATAAATCATACACCGATTACACAAAGAAAGATGTTCCAGTCGTGAAAAATATCATCTTTTGTGCGATGGCTGGAACGATGTGGTTTCTACAATTCTTCTTCTACGGAATGGGGGAAAGTAAAATGGGGAATGGACCAAGTTCGTGGATTTTGCATATGGCATTTATCATTTTGATAGCCAATTTGTGGGGTGTAATTATCAAAGAATGGAAGGGCGTTTCCAAAAAAACGATTACGACAATTTCTGTAGGAATGCTCATTATGTTCGTTTCGATTTTAATAGTTGGATATGGAAATTCTTTGCGATAA